GATAATTCAATATTTTGTAGAACTTATAAATAAATACTTATTAGTTAGGAGGATATAAAAAATGAAAAATTTAAAAGAAAATGTATTGAAGAAAAGTATGAAAGTGGTAGGTGACTTGTCTTTGTCTTTGGCAACAATCGTTATAGTTCCAACATCTGCAATAGGCGCTCACCAACCAAAGTGTCCTGATGATCTCTTAAAGTAGTAATTACTTAATACTTTAGTTTTTATAAATGTTGTAATTAAAAATTTTATAAAAAATCCAAAAACATTAATTTTTAATCTACAACATTTATAAAAAATGCGAAAGCGAAGTGAAAATTATATGTATGTTGCCTTACATGAAATAATATTAGATATTATAGAAGCATTACTTTTTTTAGTCATTTTTGAATCACTGTATGATAAAAAGAAGTTTATAATACATAATAAAATTAGAACAGGGTTATTTTTTATATTATATATCTTTGTAACTTATTGGAGTACATACCATATCACGTTAGTTTACCACACACTATTACTTGTTATATTTGACATTTTATTACTTGCCTGCATTACAAAAATAAAAATTTTTCATTCTGCAGTTATAACCTCTTTATTTTTTACAATAATTTTAACTACAGAAACTGTTATTCAAGTTATCGAGATACTTATATTTAATATAAACTTAAATCAAATCTTTTTGAATTCTATGTATTTTAATATTTTAATGATAATATCTAAAATATTACAAATAATTATTGTAGCATTAATTTTTAAGTTTAGTTCATACTTTACCAAACTTAAATTATTTGAAGAAGAAGGAGCTATCTTTGCTAATTTAATACTTGAATTAGGAGTGTTTACTATATTTATAATTTGTGTAAACTATGGTATTTTCAGTATAAAAAATATACAAATCTATAATCTTATTATCTTTATTATTTATTTTATATTTTTAATATCAAAATTTAGAAGTTTAAAAGAAAAACAATTAGCTGTAAATATACGCATGAATTATAAAGTTCAACAACATCATATTAAACAAATGGAAGAAATAATTAGTATAATAAGGCAAGAAAAGCATGACTTTGCCAATCACATAAATGTTATACAGGGATTATGCCTGTTAAACAAGCCTAATACTGTTGAAAAAATAAACGACTATGTGCTGAAAATTTCAGATACCATACAATCTTCTTTTAAGTACTTGGATACAGGAAATGATTACATAGATGGATTGTTGTCCATCAAAAATAACTATGCCATAAAAAATAATATAGAATTTGATGTAATGATTGATGAACCTTTTGATTTGATAAAAATCAGGCAGGATCAATTAATAAGCATTATAAGTAATTTAGTGGATA
The genomic region above belongs to Clostridium sp. AWRP and contains:
- a CDS encoding cyclic lactone autoinducer peptide → MKNLKENVLKKSMKVVGDLSLSLATIVIVPTSAIGAHQPKCPDDLLK
- a CDS encoding ATP-binding protein produces the protein MYVALHEIILDIIEALLFLVIFESLYDKKKFIIHNKIRTGLFFILYIFVTYWSTYHITLVYHTLLLVIFDILLLACITKIKIFHSAVITSLFFTIILTTETVIQVIEILIFNINLNQIFLNSMYFNILMIISKILQIIIVALIFKFSSYFTKLKLFEEEGAIFANLILELGVFTIFIICVNYGIFSIKNIQIYNLIIFIIYFIFLISKFRSLKEKQLAVNIRMNYKVQQHHIKQMEEIISIIRQEKHDFANHINVIQGLCLLNKPNTVEKINDYVLKISDTIQSSFKYLDTGNDYIDGLLSIKNNYAIKNNIEFDVMIDEPFDLIKIRQDQLISIISNLVDNAFEAFQSKSYTNYKEIAVSTFREHEYFYIEVADNGDVIPEDMRKKIFDKGFSTKTSKKSDHGFGLYIIKQLVEKNNGNIYVESTAENTKFLVKFKIEG